Proteins encoded together in one Onychomys torridus chromosome 1, mOncTor1.1, whole genome shotgun sequence window:
- the LOC118576712 gene encoding mas-related G-protein coupled receptor member X2-like translates to MTSLSLIIGLVGLVGNAIVLWVLGFHMHRNAFSVYILNLAVADFLFICFQIVLCLHIILVICYSKIIDIPSFCFVVLNFAYLCGLSILSAISFERSLSVMWPIWYRCHRPRHTSTVICTLLWFLSLLLSVLEGKECGFLFDSLGLSWCQVFDFITAAWLMVLFVVLLGSSLALMVTIFCGSHRIPVTRLYVTIVCTVLVFLLCGLPYGIYWFLLEWIGNFQSVVLCDFYPVTICLSCLNSCTNPIIYFLVGSIRNRRFQRNTIKLLLQRAMQDTPVEEESGGVDSSGRSRGMKTVWQ, encoded by the coding sequence ATGACTTCTCTTTCCCTCATCATTGGCCTAGTTGGACTGGTTGGAAATGCCATAGTGCTGTGGGTTTTGGGATTCCACATGCACAGGAATGCCTTCTCTGTCTATATCCTCAACCTGGCTGTGGCTGACTTTCTCTTCATATGCTTTCAAATTGTACTTTGTCTTCATATTATTTTGGTCATCTGCTACTCCAAGATCATTGacattccttctttttgttttgttgtgttaaaCTTTGCTTATCTTTGTGGCCTGAGCATCCTCAGTGCCATTAGCTTTGAACGAAGCCTATCTGTCATGTGGCCTATCTGGTATCGCTGCCATCGCCCAAGGCACACATCAACGGTTATATGTACTCTGCTTTGGTTTCTGTCCCTGTTGTTGAGTGTCCTGGAAGGAAAGGAATGTGGCTTCCTATTTGATAGTCTTGGCCTTAGTTGGTGTCAGGTATTTGATTTCATCACTGCTGCATGGCTAATGGTTTTATTTGTGGTTCTCTTGGGGTCCAGTCTGGCCTTAATGGTTACTATCTTCTGTGGCTCACACAGGATTCCTGTGACCAGGCTGTATGTGACCATTGTGTGCACAGTGCTGGTCTTCCTGCTCTGTGGTTTGCCCTATGGGATCTACTGGTTCCTCTTAGAATGGATTGGCAATTTTCAATCTGTAGTGCTTTGTGATTTTTATCCAGTAACAATATGTCTGTCCTGTTTAAACAGCTGTACCAATCCCATCATTTACTTCCTTGTTGGCTCTATTAGGAATCGTAGGTTCCAGAGAAACACTATCAAGCTACTTCTGCAGAGAGCCATGCAGGACACTCCTGTGGAGGAAGAAAGTGGAGGGGTAGATTCTTCAGGAAGATCTAGGGGAATGAAAACAGTCTGGCAGTGA